TCGCCTCCTGGTATCACACGTGGGCCGAGCGGCTGCGGCGCATCTTCGTGCCGCGGGTCTCCACCAGCCTGACCGTGGACAAGCTGTCGCGGGAGGAGGTCACCGAGATGCTGGCCGCCGAGCAGCGCGGGATCATCCGCCGCGCCCTGCAGGAACGGTTCGGAGACCGCGATCTGAATCTGTCGCTCGAGCGCCTGGAATACCTGCGCAAACGGGCGTTGGACGAGAGCCACGGCGGTGATCACGCACCGAAGGGATCGCTTTCCGCCGAGGAAGAGGGGGCCTTCATCCAGGTTTTGCGCGAGCAGTACCGCATCAACCCCGGCGGAGCCTTCGCACGCATGGAGCGCATCACGCGCATGGGTTTCACCCTCGCGGAGCAGGCTTTCACGGTAGAAACCGCACTCCGGATGATGGGGCTAACCGAGAATTTCTCCCGCCTGGTCCTCTTCTGCGGCCACGGCAGCACGTCGGAGAACAATCCGTTCGAGGCGGCTCTCGACTGCGGCGCGTGCGGCGGCAACACGGGGAAGCCGAACGCGCGCGTCCTGGCGATCATGGCCAACAAGGCGCCGGTGCGCGAGGCGCTGGCGAAGAACGGCCTCGTCATTCCCCAGGACACGTATTTCATCGCCGGCCAACACGACACCACCACGGACACGGTCGAGCTCTTCGATCTGGAAGACATCCCGCACACCCATCTCAACGACCTGTTGCGCTTGGATCGCGACCTGGCGGAGGCGGGCCGGCGGAACAGCCGGGAACGGTGCGGGCGATTCCCGGAGCTTCCGCCCGCGCTCTCGCCCGCAAAGGCCGGGCGTGAAGTCCGGCGGCGGAGCGGCGATTGGAGCCAGGTCCGGCCGGAGTGGGGACTGTCTGGCAATGCCGCCTTCATTATCGGGCGTCGGGCGCTGACCCAAGGCATCGATCTCGGAGGGCGGGCCTTTCTCCATTCGTACGACCATCGGGGGGACGCGACCGGCCGGTTGCTGGAGATCGTGATGACCGGGCCGCAAGTCGTGGGCCAATGGATCAACATGGAGCACTATTTTTCGACGGTGGATACGGAGGTCTACGGCAGCGGCAGCAAGATCTACCACAACGTGGTGGGACGGTTCGGCATCATGTCTGGTCCCCAAAGCGATCTCCGCACCGGGCTGGCCTGGCAAACCGTCATGTCCGGGCCCCGGCCGTATCACGAGCCCATGCGGATGCTCACCGTGATCGAAGCGCCCCGGGAACGGATCCTCCAGATCATCCGGCGGCACCGTCTCCTTCGGCAGCTCTACGACAACGAGTGGGTCCGCCTGGTGGCGCTTGACCCGGACCACGAAAGTTTCTTTTACTACGTGCCGAGGCAGGGATGGACGCCGGTGCACGATGACGGCCCATCGCTTCGAACCGCCACCAATTGATTGATCAGGAGGACCACCGCATGACCGGCCTCACGCTTCATCCCATGAAGGAAATCAGGATCATTATCCAAGGCGAACACGTGAAATACGCGATCGACTTGTTGGAGAGCAACAAGGCGACCGGGTACACGATCTTTCACAACATTTCGGGAAAAGGGCACCACGGGTTCCATACCGCCCATCCGATGTTTAATGAAATGGACAGCCTGGTGATGTTGGTAACCGTGGTGCCCCAGGAGAAGGTGGAGCCGATTTTGGCCGGCTTGAAGCCGCTCTTCGATCGCTACACCGGGGTGATGTTCGTTTCCGACGTGGCGGTGAGCCGCGCGGAATACTTCTCCGGGCCGGGCGAGAAGCCGTGACGGTTCGTTTTGCGCGTGTTGGTCCGGGCTCCGGGCGCGCGCCCCGCAGTGCGGTCGCCCTACTTGCGGTCTTGTAGCGAGACTTCGAACACAATTCGCCGGCACGTGCAGCGCGGCCCGAGGTGACAGAGCGCCAGGCGCGGGGCTTGTCCGGGCGCGGGCAATGGAACCCCTTCCGGTACGGTGCCCACCCCCAGCGTGATGTGCGGCCAGAACCGGTCGAAACTCGCACTGGCCGGGTACTCGTTCACCCAGCCCAGCGTGCTCGCCGTCACTGACGCCGGGTCAACGAACATCTCGGGCGTCGCGTGGTGGGTGAACCACGGTGCCGTGGCTCGCATGACCGCTTCGTGCAAAGCCTGAAGCGCCGGGTTGCGGGCGATTTCCAGGCTGCTGACCGTCTCACCCGTCTGTGAGGACCGCACCGACACGCCTGTAAACGTCAGCTCAACGGGCTGGTGTGAGTTCGCGAGGGTGGTCAGAGCCTGTGCCAGCGACGGGATGGTTTCTTCCACAACACAGCCCATGGCCAGCGAGACGTGCGGCACACAATCGGTGCGGCTCAGCGCGATAGGCGCCGGGCTCACGCGCCGAAGCGCGCGATTGAGGGAGATCGCGTGATCCATGATGTCCCCCGATGGGAGCAGGACGACGTCGATGGCCAACGCACCCACGGGAGCAGCCTATCACGCGCGACGCCGATGCGGCCATAAAAATACAAAAGGCCCGGGGGGAGTGTCCCCGGGCCTTTTGAGTGCGCGCAATGGTTAGACTTTCACCACATTCGCTGCTTGGAGCCCCTTCGGCCCATTCACGACTTCAAATTCCACCTCTTGACCTTCGTCCAGAGACTTGAATCCGTCACCTTGAATGGCGGAAAAGTGCACGAAGACGTCTTTGCCCTCGTCTTGGGTAATGAACCCGTAGCCCTTGC
This region of Nitrospirota bacterium genomic DNA includes:
- a CDS encoding DUF190 domain-containing protein, which translates into the protein MTGLTLHPMKEIRIIIQGEHVKYAIDLLESNKATGYTIFHNISGKGHHGFHTAHPMFNEMDSLVMLVTVVPQEKVEPILAGLKPLFDRYTGVMFVSDVAVSRAEYFSGPGEKP
- a CDS encoding 2'-5' RNA ligase family protein encodes the protein MGALAIDVVLLPSGDIMDHAISLNRALRRVSPAPIALSRTDCVPHVSLAMGCVVEETIPSLAQALTTLANSHQPVELTFTGVSVRSSQTGETVSSLEIARNPALQALHEAVMRATAPWFTHHATPEMFVDPASVTASTLGWVNEYPASASFDRFWPHITLGVGTVPEGVPLPAPGQAPRLALCHLGPRCTCRRIVFEVSLQDRK
- a CDS encoding cold-shock protein is translated as MAKGRVKWFNGSKGYGFITQDEGKDVFVHFSAIQGDGFKSLDEGQEVEFEVVNGPKGLQAANVVKV